A window of Roseovarius sp. THAF27 contains these coding sequences:
- a CDS encoding ABC transporter permease, translated as MTDRSPAKTGLWRDVRRQFLRHKGAVFGAYLFAGIVLAVLLGPALWSIAPDALDFSARNAAPSLAHPFGTDQLGRDVLAQVLLGGRISLAVGLAAMVLSVCLGTLVGVSAGFFPRLDGPLMRLTDLFLSMPLLPLLLVIVMLFREALSAAVGTEMGIFLLVVAAIGLTSWMPVARIVRADVLSVREREYILAARAAGTTRFRQITRHVLPNVLSPVVVSATLGIANAIITESALSFLGLGFPSDFPTWGRLLSDGVVYLAEFPWRVFWPGLMISLTVLSVNFMGDGLRDALDPKLRARTARL; from the coding sequence ATGACTGACCGCTCGCCCGCGAAAACCGGCCTCTGGCGCGACGTCCGGCGCCAGTTCCTGCGCCACAAGGGCGCCGTCTTCGGCGCATATCTTTTTGCCGGTATCGTGCTGGCCGTACTGCTTGGCCCGGCCTTGTGGAGCATCGCGCCCGATGCGCTGGATTTCTCCGCCCGCAACGCGGCGCCCAGCCTGGCGCATCCCTTCGGCACCGATCAGCTGGGCCGGGACGTGCTGGCACAGGTGCTGCTGGGGGGACGCATCTCGCTGGCGGTCGGGTTGGCGGCCATGGTGCTGTCGGTATGTCTGGGCACGCTGGTGGGTGTGTCCGCCGGGTTCTTTCCCCGGCTCGACGGGCCGTTGATGCGGCTGACGGACCTGTTTCTGTCCATGCCCCTTCTGCCGTTGCTGCTGGTCATCGTGATGCTGTTCCGCGAAGCGCTGAGTGCCGCGGTGGGGACGGAGATGGGAATTTTCCTTTTGGTCGTCGCCGCGATCGGACTGACCAGCTGGATGCCCGTGGCACGGATCGTGCGGGCCGACGTGCTGAGCGTGCGGGAGCGCGAATACATCCTGGCGGCACGCGCCGCGGGAACCACGCGCTTTCGCCAGATCACCCGGCACGTGCTGCCGAACGTCCTGTCGCCGGTGGTGGTTTCCGCCACGCTCGGGATTGCCAACGCGATCATAACCGAAAGCGCCCTGAGCTTTCTGGGCCTGGGTTTTCCATCCGACTTTCCCACCTGGGGGCGCCTTCTGAGCGATGGCGTGGTCTATCTGGCAGAGTTCCCCTGGCGCGTGTTCTGGCCGGGTCTGATGATCTCGCTCACCGTCCTCAGCGTGAATTTCATGGGCGACGGGCTGCGCGATGCGCTCGACCCCAAGCTGCGCGCCCGAACCGCGCGGCTTTGA
- a CDS encoding ABC transporter ATP-binding protein encodes MRDMPLAQIENLGVTFRSDAGDTVAVRDVSFDILPGETLAIVGESGSGKSVTSLALMRLVGFDGGRITGGRLMFDAGSGPLELGKLTQKQMRSLRGARIGMIFQEPMTALNPVFTIGRQLTEGLRKHKHLSRAAARTKALELLQEVRLSEPERRLSQYPHELSGGMRQRVMIAMALACEPRLLIADEPTTALDVTTQAEILALIDRLRHDHGTAVLFITHDMAVVAQVADRVVVLKDGEKVEEGPVSKVFSAPSHPYTRKLLAAVPRLGDMRGKPAPQPFALDPEASPKPIPGQGTELLRVEHLSTRFPVRGGLLRRIVGRVHAVEDVSFRINAGQTLALVGESGCGKSTVGRSLLRLVEPDRGRISLGGQDITALPAAELRRARAQMQMIFQDPYGSLNPVLRLAEQVAEPLRNFTNQNKAQRTDRVTALFDRVGLPGSFLDRYPHELSGGQRQRVAIARALALNPKLIVADEAVSALDVSVQAQVLNLLMELQAELGLSYLFISHDMAVVERVSHHVAVMYAGRIVERGPRAAVLENPRHPYTRALLRAVPVADPAQRRQISDLSFKPIPSPIHPKDHDPGPSLYREVSRDHVVLTSDCGY; translated from the coding sequence ATGCGCGACATGCCTCTTGCCCAGATCGAAAACCTCGGCGTGACGTTCCGGTCCGATGCCGGCGACACCGTGGCCGTGCGCGACGTCTCGTTCGACATTCTGCCCGGCGAAACCCTTGCAATCGTTGGGGAATCCGGCTCCGGCAAGTCTGTGACCTCACTCGCCCTGATGCGTCTTGTCGGCTTTGATGGGGGCCGGATCACCGGCGGCCGGTTGATGTTCGACGCCGGTTCCGGGCCTCTCGAGCTCGGAAAACTGACGCAAAAACAGATGCGTAGCCTCCGCGGCGCCCGGATCGGCATGATCTTCCAGGAACCCATGACCGCCCTCAACCCGGTCTTCACCATCGGCCGTCAGCTGACCGAAGGTCTGCGTAAACACAAGCACCTCAGCCGCGCCGCCGCCCGCACCAAGGCCTTGGAATTACTGCAAGAAGTCCGCCTGTCCGAACCCGAACGCCGCCTCTCGCAATATCCCCACGAACTTTCCGGCGGCATGCGCCAGCGCGTCATGATCGCCATGGCGCTGGCCTGCGAGCCGCGCCTCCTGATCGCCGACGAGCCCACCACCGCCCTCGACGTCACCACCCAGGCCGAGATCCTCGCCCTCATCGACCGTCTCCGCCACGACCACGGAACCGCCGTTCTTTTCATCACCCACGACATGGCCGTCGTGGCCCAGGTGGCCGACCGCGTCGTGGTTCTGAAGGACGGTGAAAAAGTCGAGGAAGGCCCTGTTTCGAAAGTCTTTTCGGCGCCTTCGCATCCTTACACGCGCAAGCTTCTTGCCGCCGTGCCGCGGCTGGGCGACATGCGCGGAAAACCTGCGCCACAGCCGTTCGCGCTCGACCCCGAAGCGTCGCCGAAGCCCATACCGGGGCAGGGCACCGAACTTCTCCGGGTCGAGCACCTAAGCACGCGGTTTCCGGTGAGGGGTGGGCTTCTGCGGCGGATCGTCGGTCGTGTTCACGCGGTCGAGGATGTGTCCTTCCGCATCAATGCCGGTCAAACCCTTGCCTTGGTTGGTGAATCCGGCTGTGGCAAGTCCACCGTGGGCCGTTCTCTTCTGCGCCTGGTCGAGCCCGATCGCGGCCGCATCTCGCTGGGCGGACAGGACATAACCGCCTTGCCCGCCGCCGAACTGCGCCGCGCACGCGCGCAGATGCAGATGATCTTCCAGGACCCTTACGGCAGTCTCAATCCCGTGCTGCGCCTGGCCGAGCAGGTGGCCGAACCCCTGCGCAATTTCACCAATCAGAACAAGGCGCAACGCACTGACCGCGTGACAGCCCTGTTCGACCGGGTCGGTCTGCCAGGCAGCTTTCTCGACCGCTACCCGCACGAGCTGTCCGGTGGCCAGCGTCAGCGCGTCGCAATCGCGCGCGCCCTTGCGCTTAACCCGAAATTAATCGTCGCCGACGAAGCTGTCTCGGCGCTCGATGTGAGTGTGCAGGCGCAGGTTCTGAACCTGCTGATGGAATTGCAGGCCGAACTGGGGTTGTCCTACCTCTTCATCAGCCATGATATGGCGGTGGTCGAGCGGGTCAGCCATCACGTCGCGGTCATGTATGCCGGGCGCATCGTCGAGCGCGGGCCCCGTGCCGCCGTGTTGGAAAATCCCCGGCACCCTTACACGCGGGCGCTCCTGCGCGCTGTCCCCGTGGCCGACCCGGCCCAACGGCGGCAGATAAGTGATTTGAGTTTCAAACCGATTCCGTCTCCGATACACCCCAAGGATCACGACCCCGGCCCGTCGCTCTATCGCGAGGTTTCGCGGGATCACGTCGTTCTGACTTCGGATTGTGGATACTGA
- a CDS encoding M20 aminoacylase family protein — protein MPIKNRFAEMQDEITAWRRDIHENPEILFDTHRTSALVAEKLQSFGCDEVVTGLGRTGVVAVIKGRENSSGRTIGLRADMDALPIHEATGLDYASKTPGAMHACGHDGHTAMLLGAARYLAETRNFNGTAVIIFQPAEEGGGGGKEMCDDGLMERFGIQEVYGMHNWPGVEPGQFAIRPGPFFAATDKFDIVVEGKGGHAAKPHETIDPTVVTGHLVTALQTIVSRNADPIQQIVVSVTSMETSSHTFNVIPSRVTLMGTVRTLSNETRELAATRMKGICDHIGAAFGAEISLDYEYNYPVMANHDEQTEFAAEVAKSVSGQCDTAPLVMGGEDFAFMLEERPGAYILVGNGASAPVHHPEYNFNDEVIPAGCSWWAGIIEQRMPA, from the coding sequence ATGCCCATCAAGAACCGCTTTGCAGAAATGCAGGATGAGATTACGGCATGGCGACGTGATATTCACGAGAACCCCGAAATCCTCTTCGATACCCACCGCACCAGCGCCCTGGTTGCCGAAAAATTGCAAAGCTTCGGCTGTGACGAGGTCGTCACCGGGCTGGGCCGCACCGGCGTCGTGGCGGTCATCAAAGGGCGCGAAAACTCTTCAGGCCGCACTATCGGCCTGCGCGCCGACATGGACGCGCTGCCGATTCACGAGGCGACGGGGCTCGACTATGCCTCCAAGACGCCCGGCGCGATGCACGCCTGCGGCCATGACGGGCACACCGCCATGCTGCTGGGCGCGGCCAGGTACCTTGCGGAGACCCGCAATTTCAACGGCACCGCCGTGATCATCTTCCAGCCTGCCGAAGAGGGCGGCGGCGGCGGCAAGGAGATGTGCGACGACGGGTTGATGGAACGCTTCGGCATCCAGGAAGTCTATGGAATGCACAACTGGCCGGGGGTCGAACCGGGCCAGTTCGCCATCCGGCCCGGCCCGTTCTTTGCCGCCACCGACAAGTTCGATATCGTGGTCGAAGGCAAGGGCGGCCACGCGGCCAAGCCGCATGAAACCATCGACCCCACGGTCGTCACGGGCCACCTGGTGACCGCGCTTCAGACCATCGTCAGCCGCAATGCCGATCCGATCCAGCAGATCGTCGTCTCGGTGACCTCGATGGAAACCTCGTCGCATACATTCAACGTGATTCCGTCCCGCGTCACGCTGATGGGCACCGTGCGCACGCTCAGCAACGAGACGCGAGAGCTGGCCGCGACCCGGATGAAGGGCATCTGCGACCATATCGGCGCGGCCTTCGGGGCCGAGATATCGCTTGATTACGAGTACAATTACCCGGTCATGGCCAACCATGACGAACAGACGGAGTTCGCCGCCGAGGTGGCAAAATCGGTGTCAGGTCAATGCGATACGGCGCCTCTGGTGATGGGAGGAGAGGATTTCGCCTTCATGCTCGAGGAACGCCCCGGGGCCTATATCCTCGTCGGCAACGGCGCCTCGGCCCCGGTTCATCATCCGGAGTACAACTTCAACGACGAGGTCATCCCCGCCGGCTGCAGCTGGTGGGCCGGAATCATCGAACAGCGGATGCCGGCCTGA
- a CDS encoding TraR/DksA family transcriptional regulator gives MKHEARKIALLKRRETLTTHLSTVERTLDETPPKDWEDRASERQGDEVLEALGLAELEEVRRIDAALERIKVGTYGICTACGESIPEARLKFLPDTPFCAHCAA, from the coding sequence ATGAAGCACGAAGCCCGGAAAATCGCGTTGTTAAAACGCCGAGAAACTCTGACCACGCATCTGAGCACCGTCGAACGCACGTTGGACGAGACACCACCCAAGGACTGGGAAGACCGCGCCTCGGAGCGGCAGGGTGACGAGGTGCTCGAGGCGCTGGGTTTGGCGGAACTGGAAGAGGTCCGCCGGATCGATGCCGCGCTGGAGCGGATCAAGGTGGGTACCTATGGTATCTGCACTGCCTGCGGGGAGAGCATCCCGGAGGCCCGGCTGAAGTTCCTGCCGGACACACCGTTCTGCGCCCACTGCGCGGCCTGA